In a single window of the Nicotiana tomentosiformis chromosome 10, ASM39032v3, whole genome shotgun sequence genome:
- the LOC138900284 gene encoding uncharacterized protein — protein sequence MVRKMKSLEKGLKNMQGLSGQKSVSYSNLCMFPHFHLPVGFKTPKFEKYDGHGDPIAHLKRYWNQLRGAGGKEELLMAYFGESLTGIASEWYIDQDISHWHIWDDLARDFVRQFQYNMDIALDRNSLTNFKKKTAESFREYAIKWREQASRMKPPMDEAEMVNVYLQA from the coding sequence ATGGTTCGGAAGATGAAAAGCCTCGAAAAaggtttgaagaacatgcaaggcctGAGTGGCCAAAAGAGTGTCTCCTACTCCAATCTGTGTATGTTTCCTCATTTTCATTTGCCCGTTGGTTTTAAAACGCCAAAATTCGAAAAGTACGACGGGCACGGAGACCCGATCGCTCATTTGAAAAGATATTGGAATCAGCTGAGAGgggcaggtggaaaagaagaacttTTGATGGCCTATTTCGGGGAGAGCTTGACGGGAATTGCGTCAGAATGGTACATAGATCAGGACATCTCCCATTGGCATATATGGGATGACTTGGCCCGAGATTTCGTCAGGCAATTTCAATACAATATGGATATAGCTTTAGATAGGAATTCTCTGACCAATTTCAAGAAGAAAACCGCGGAAAGCTTCCGTGAATATGCTATCAAGTGGCGTGAGCAAGCATCCAGAATGAAACCACCTATGGATGAGGCAGAAATGGTCAATGTTTACTTGCAGGCCTAA